In the genome of Streptomyces collinus, one region contains:
- a CDS encoding response regulator: protein MADSEQAGTGGPIRVFLLDDHEVVRRGVHDLLNDEPDITVVGEAATVEQALVRVPALRPDVAVLDVRLPDGDGVTVCRELRSSMPQLACLMLTSFDDEEALLDSIMAGASGYVLKQIQGSDLVSAVRTVAGGQSLLDPSATTKLMARLRGGQKQEEEPDALPGLTEREREILALIGEGLTNRQIGQRLYLAEKTVKNHISRLLAKLGVERRIQAAVIATQAQDRLRGEGR from the coding sequence ATGGCGGACAGTGAGCAGGCCGGCACCGGAGGTCCCATCAGGGTCTTCCTCCTGGACGATCACGAGGTCGTTCGGCGCGGTGTGCACGACTTGCTGAACGACGAGCCGGACATCACGGTGGTCGGCGAAGCCGCCACGGTCGAGCAGGCCCTGGTGCGCGTCCCCGCGCTGCGCCCCGATGTCGCGGTCCTCGACGTCCGCCTGCCCGACGGCGACGGCGTGACCGTGTGCCGTGAACTGCGCTCGAGCATGCCCCAGCTGGCCTGTCTGATGCTGACCTCGTTCGACGACGAGGAGGCCCTGCTGGACTCGATCATGGCAGGTGCGTCGGGGTACGTCCTGAAGCAGATCCAGGGCTCGGACCTGGTCTCGGCGGTGCGCACCGTGGCCGGCGGCCAGTCGCTGCTGGACCCGAGCGCCACGACCAAGCTGATGGCAAGGCTGCGGGGAGGTCAGAAGCAGGAGGAAGAGCCGGACGCCCTGCCGGGGCTGACCGAGCGGGAGCGGGAGATCCTGGCCCTGATCGGTGAGGGCCTGACCAATCGGCAGATCGGCCAGCGGCTGTATCTGGCGGAGAAGACGGTGAAGAACCACATCTCCCGCCTGCTGGCCAAGCTGGGCGTGGAGCGTCGTATCCAGGCCGCGGTCATCGCCACTCAGGCGCAGGACCGGCTGCGCGGCGAGGGACGCTGA
- the gap gene encoding type I glyceraldehyde-3-phosphate dehydrogenase, translating into MTVRVGINGFGRIGRSYLRCALERAENPAGTSIEVVAVNDLTSPEALAHLLAYDSTYGRLGRVVEHDASSLTVDGHRVAVTAERDPGALAWGDFGVDVVIESTGRFRTREQAGLHLEAGARKVLLSVPGKGVDATVVMGVNEGTYDPDLHHVVSNASCTTNCVAPMVKVLDEHFGLVKGLMTTIHGYTNDQVVLDGPHKDPRRGRSAAVNIIPTSTGAARAVGLVLPELSGTLDGIAVRVPVEDGSLTDLSVVLDRPVTADEVNVAFREAADGPLKGILRVSDAPIVSRDVVGDPASCVLDAPLTQAHGDLVKVFGWYDNEWGYTNRLLDLTEYVAARLPRT; encoded by the coding sequence ATGACCGTACGCGTGGGCATCAACGGCTTCGGCCGCATCGGACGCAGCTATCTGCGCTGCGCACTGGAGCGCGCGGAGAATCCTGCCGGCACTTCCATCGAGGTGGTGGCGGTCAACGATCTCACCTCGCCGGAGGCGCTGGCCCATCTGCTGGCGTACGACTCGACCTATGGGCGCCTCGGTCGCGTCGTCGAGCACGACGCCAGTTCGCTGACCGTCGACGGCCACCGCGTGGCCGTCACCGCGGAGCGCGACCCCGGCGCCCTTGCCTGGGGCGACTTCGGCGTGGACGTCGTCATCGAGTCCACCGGCCGCTTCCGCACGCGCGAGCAGGCCGGCCTGCATCTGGAGGCGGGAGCGCGCAAGGTGCTGCTGTCGGTTCCGGGGAAGGGCGTCGACGCCACTGTGGTGATGGGCGTCAATGAAGGAACGTACGACCCGGACCTGCATCACGTGGTTTCCAACGCTTCCTGCACGACCAACTGCGTGGCCCCGATGGTGAAGGTGCTGGACGAGCACTTCGGCCTCGTCAAGGGGCTGATGACCACCATCCACGGCTACACCAACGACCAGGTGGTCCTCGACGGTCCGCACAAGGACCCGCGCCGGGGCCGCAGCGCCGCTGTCAACATCATCCCCACCAGCACCGGTGCGGCCCGCGCGGTCGGCCTCGTCCTGCCGGAACTGTCCGGCACCCTGGACGGCATCGCCGTACGCGTCCCCGTCGAGGACGGGTCGCTGACCGACCTGAGCGTGGTGCTCGACCGGCCGGTGACCGCCGACGAGGTCAACGTGGCCTTCCGGGAGGCCGCCGACGGGCCGCTGAAGGGCATCCTGCGCGTGTCCGACGCGCCGATCGTCTCCCGCGACGTCGTGGGAGACCCCGCCTCGTGCGTCCTGGACGCCCCGCTGACCCAGGCCCACGGCGACCTGGTGAAGGTCTTCGGCTGGTACGACAACGAGTGGGGGTACACCAACCGCCTGCTCGACCTCACGGAGTACGTCGCCGCGAGGTTGCCGCGCACCTGA
- a CDS encoding sensor histidine kinase translates to MSRSEEARKAQVRLPQLRLDELLEELQARIDAARGTQDRVHSLLEAVLSVGRELDLEQALYSIVEAATALVDAQYGALGVIGPDGKRLSAFHTVGVSEDQIARIGNYPEGHGILGELIRHPEPLRLPKLSEHPASYGFPPHHPPMNTFLGVPIRVRDQVFGNLYLTEKRGGTDFDEEDEAVLSTLAVAAGVAIDNARLYEESRLRERWLQANAEITHSLMSGGDQAEVLRLIAERARDITGAALAVVAVPMKDTDTLTVELAIGRQAEAHRGLVLPVEGSLIGRAFADVVPVTSPDVSQDDRISAGPPRFSGLGPAVAVPVGTGDGVRGVVLLVREAGANEFTQKEMEPLQGFAAQAAVAMELAERRKDAEQIAVLEDRDRIARDLHDLAIQRLFATGMTLQSAGRLIEHAQASERVLRAVDDLDETIKIIRSTIFGLRTRDDDAAPSLRARAVRVVGEAAPVLGFAPSVRMEGLLDTHVPKETADHIVAVLSESLTNIARHAHADRAEVVLETDGNEVSLTVTDSGVGVPEEGRRSGLANMAERARKLGGDMELADRDGGGTRLVWHAPVREGQGPSEG, encoded by the coding sequence TTGTCACGCTCCGAGGAGGCTCGGAAGGCCCAGGTACGGCTGCCCCAGCTCAGACTGGACGAGCTGCTGGAGGAGTTGCAGGCCCGCATCGACGCGGCCCGGGGAACCCAGGACCGGGTGCACAGTCTGCTGGAAGCGGTGCTGTCGGTCGGCCGGGAACTGGACCTGGAGCAGGCGCTGTACAGCATCGTGGAGGCCGCGACGGCACTGGTGGACGCGCAGTACGGCGCACTCGGCGTGATCGGCCCGGACGGCAAGCGGCTGTCGGCCTTCCACACGGTCGGCGTCAGTGAGGACCAGATCGCTCGCATCGGGAACTACCCGGAGGGTCACGGCATCCTGGGCGAGCTCATCCGCCACCCCGAGCCGCTGCGCCTGCCGAAGCTCTCCGAGCATCCGGCCTCCTATGGTTTCCCGCCGCACCATCCCCCGATGAACACGTTCCTGGGCGTTCCCATCCGGGTCCGGGACCAGGTGTTCGGCAACCTGTACCTGACCGAGAAGCGGGGCGGGACCGATTTCGACGAGGAGGACGAGGCCGTCCTGTCCACCCTCGCCGTGGCCGCCGGCGTCGCCATCGACAACGCCCGTCTGTACGAGGAATCCCGGCTGCGTGAACGGTGGCTGCAAGCGAACGCGGAGATCACCCACAGTCTGATGTCCGGCGGCGACCAGGCGGAGGTACTGCGGCTGATCGCCGAGCGAGCGCGCGACATCACCGGCGCCGCACTCGCCGTGGTCGCGGTGCCGATGAAAGACACCGACACGCTCACCGTGGAGCTGGCCATCGGCCGGCAGGCGGAGGCCCACCGAGGGCTGGTGCTGCCCGTCGAGGGAAGCCTCATCGGGCGGGCCTTCGCCGACGTGGTACCGGTGACCAGCCCGGACGTCTCCCAGGACGACCGGATCTCGGCCGGGCCGCCGCGTTTTTCCGGCCTGGGGCCGGCCGTCGCCGTGCCCGTGGGGACGGGGGACGGCGTACGCGGGGTCGTGCTGCTGGTGCGTGAGGCGGGCGCGAATGAGTTCACCCAGAAGGAGATGGAGCCGCTGCAGGGCTTCGCCGCGCAGGCCGCGGTCGCCATGGAACTCGCCGAACGCCGTAAGGACGCCGAACAGATCGCTGTTCTCGAAGATCGCGACCGGATCGCCCGGGACCTGCACGACCTGGCCATCCAGCGGCTGTTCGCCACCGGGATGACCCTGCAGAGCGCCGGCCGCCTCATCGAGCACGCGCAGGCCTCGGAGCGCGTGCTGCGGGCTGTTGACGACCTCGATGAAACCATCAAGATCATTCGGTCGACGATCTTCGGCCTGCGCACGCGCGACGACGACGCGGCCCCCAGCCTGCGGGCCCGAGCGGTACGCGTGGTCGGTGAGGCCGCTCCCGTCCTGGGCTTCGCGCCCAGCGTGCGCATGGAGGGACTGCTCGACACCCATGTCCCGAAGGAGACCGCCGACCACATCGTGGCCGTGCTGTCCGAGTCCCTCACCAATATCGCCCGTCACGCGCACGCCGACCGCGCCGAGGTGGTGTTGGAGACCGATGGCAACGAGGTAAGCCTCACGGTCACCGACAGCGGTGTGGGCGTACCCGAGGAGGGCCGCCGCAGCGGCCTCGCCAACATGGCCGAGCGAGCCAGGAAGCTCGGCGGGGACATGGAACTCGCCGACCGGGACGGCGGCGGAACGCGACTGGTGTGGCACGCCCCGGTGAGGGAAGGACAGGGCCCCTCGGAAGGGTGA